The Aedes aegypti strain LVP_AGWG chromosome 1, AaegL5.0 Primary Assembly, whole genome shotgun sequence sequence catggagattttttgagtaattcattaaaaaatgtttgaaagaactctAGTAATTCTTGGATAacatgctggagaaattcctagaaaaaatgtaGGGAAACTCAATTATGAAACACAggtaaattttaagaaattatttgaaatgttcttaaTAGATTCACTCGAATAACCccttgaggattttttggatACATTCTTTGGAACAACCTTTGATGAAATGgcgtagaaattcttgtcgggattcttgaaaaaaaaaaaaaaattgcgacgaattttaccaaaaactctGCAATGAACCTTTgcggattttcttgaaaaagaaaaaaatctgtggaaaaCATTGGAAGATCTCTTAGGGTAACGACTGaagaattcggttgaaaagCTAGTGAAAAATATCTGGCGGAAGTCCTAGGAtagtctttggaaaattgttcaatgtgatccatgagaaaattactggaggtagtaacaTGGAAGTGCtcgaggatttcctgaagcaaattctggagaaattcatttaagcatcatttgaaaaattgttgaaagaattggtagaggaatttCATGAAGAATTTATGGAGAGCCCTGTATTAGTTCCTGATAGTATTTCatatgaaatccctggagataggacagggtggccaccaaaaaTCCGTtatgaaattcccgcttttttcccggttttcccggtataattttcaaaattttcccggttttttatTAATGGGCCCGAACGCACAAAAATAACCCATTAATCGGTTTTTTAGTTGAACATACCAAAAATTGTACTTTAAGCTTTTAAACGgtatttttaggtgatttttccgtccGTGGCTCTCGTACAATtagtatggaatgaaaaattgttgaaaaaactttcGTTTTTCTCAAAAGTGGGATTCTATCACTTACACCCCATTGCtgctattcttggcactttcgaTTCACTTAAACATTTAGTGTCCCGGAAAACGTCGTATTGCCCAGTAGGTCGTAGAGGCTGTGGGAAAAATTCCCGAATTTTATGTCAAATTCGCATTTCCTGTTTTCTCAactttcttggaggatttcgaaaaatgttcttccactcaaacacgtcggaacccttgaggaaaacaaaagtgaaagaattgttcaaatcagtcgtcccgttctcaagccaactcgtgacatacaaacaccattccatttttaatttaaataccTAGATATGTCCCTTTTGTGCATCCTATTACCCTATTTAAAGTGTTTCAATTTTTAGTGtttcttcttttatttcttcataaatATGAGGAGTTCACTAAAGTAAATATGTTTAAGGTGAGGATGGAACAAAGCCGCTCTAAactaaaatactaaaataactaaagaaaactatgaaTCAAATATGTTTGAGTGCTTAAACCTTCTGTTGAAAGTTTCAGAACTCTGAGTCAGATAAGTTAAAGTAAAAATTAAGCCCTATTAGTAAGagaatggctgggcatggcgtaccattggtacctcgcgtacctgaaggaataaaatagacccctttgtgcggtccttagcctcttgcccagcaactcctatccctacctcctcgcggtactggccggggtacgagtaaccttagggaagatcgggtaaccaacccccggtgggaactttggtcgtatgctgacagggaagggggggtttgcttttgcttttgcttctgcaaaccttgagcgtctgtactccatgttaggagcggctcacaacagcgtctgttccccatgtcaggggcggctgatcatcgtccgagtgccagagaaggactctaagctaaactgcgcactatggtcctccgaacatttagggggaatggtcctccggaaatctagggggttggtgtcaggccctgcaagccagccgtaaaaaaatcaagcaacgaataatcaacgagagaatacgaaccgggacaatcggcgaagaccacagcgacgtaaagggactagcgattggaagctcggtacgtggaactgtaaatctctcaacttcatcgggagcacacgcatactcgccgacgtgctgaaggaccgtggattcggcatcgtagcgttgcaggaagtgtgttggaagggatcaatggtgcgaacgtttagagttaaccataccatctaccagagctgcggcaatacacatgagctgggaacagcttttatagtgatgggtgatatgcagaggcgcgtgatcgggtggtggccgatcaatgagagaatgtgcaagttgaggatcaaaggccggttcttcaacttcagcataataaacgtgcacagccctcactccggaagcactgatgatgataaagacgctttttacgcgcagcttgaacgcgagtacgacagttgcccaagccacgacgtcaaaatcatcataggagatctaaacgctcaggttggccaggaggaggaattcagaccgacgattggaaagttcagcgcccaccggctgacgaacgaaaacggcctacgactaattgattttgccgcctccaagaatatggccattcgtagcacctacttccagcacagccttccgtaccgatacacctggagatcaccacagcagacagaatcgcaaatcgaccacgttctgattgatggtcggcacttctccgacattatcgacgtcaggacctatcgtggcgctaacatcgactctgaccactatctggtgatgatcaaactgcgcccaaaactctccgtcgttaacaacgtacggtaccgacggccgccccggtatgacctagagcggctcaagcaaccggatgtcgcagcggcatacgcgcagcaactcgaggctgcattaccggaagagggtgagctggacgaagcccctcttgaggactgctggagaacagtaaaagcagccatcaacgatgcagctgagagcaacgtcgggtacgtgggacggagtcgacggaacgattggttcgacgaggattgccaggaggttttggaggagaagaatgcagcgcgggcggtcatgctgcagcaagggacccggcagaacgtggaacgctataaacggaaacggcaacagcagacccgcctctttcgggagaaaaaacgccgcctggaggagacggagtgcgaggagatggaacagctgtgccggtctcaggaaacgcgtaggttctatcagaagctcaacgcatcccgcaacggcttcgtgccgcgagccgagatgtgcagggataaggatgggagcattctgacggacgagcgtgaggtgatcgaaaggtggaagcagcacttcgacgagaacctgaatggtgctgagagcacaggcaatgaaggacgggacaacggaggaaatgccttcgtcagttctgcggaagatggaaaccaaccagcccccactttgagggaggttaaggatgccattcaccagctcaagaacaataaagctgctggtaaggatggtatcggagctgaactcataaagatgggtccagaaaggctggccatttgtctgcaccggctgataggcacaatctgggaaacagaacagctaccggaggagtggaaggaaggggtaatatgccccatctacaagaaaggcgacaagttagactgtgagaactttcgagcgatcaccattctaaatgcggcctacaaagtactatcccagatcatcttccgtcgtttgtcacccgtagtaaacgagttcgtgggaagttatcaagccggcttcgttgacggccgatcgacaacggaccagatctttactgtacggcaaatcctccaaaaatgtcgtgaataccaggtcccaacgcatcaccttttcatcgatttcaaggcggcatacgacagtatcgaccgcgtagagctatggaaaatcatggacgagaacagctttcccgggaagctcacgagactgataagagcgacgatggaaggtgtgcaaaattgtgtgaaggtttcaggcgaacactccagttcgtttggatcccaccggggactacgacaaggtgatggactttcgtgcctgttgttcaatattgcgctagaaggtgttatgcggagagccgggcttaacagccggggtacgatttttacgagatccagtcaatttgtttgcttcgcggatgatatggacatcgtcggccgaacatttgaaaaggtggcagacctgtacacccgcctgaaacgcgaggcagcaaaagttggactggtggtgaatgcggccaagacaaagtacatgctagctggtggggccgagcgcgacagggctcgcctaggtagcagtgttacgatagacggggatacgttcgaggtggtcgacgagttcgtctaccttggatccttgctgacggctgacaataacgttagccgtgaaatacggaggcgcatcatcagtggaagtcgggcctactatggcctccagaagaagctgcggtcaaaaagattcacgcccgcaccaaatgtaccatgtacaaaacgctcataaggccggtagtcctctacgggcatgaaacgtggacgatgctcgaggaggacctgcaagcatttggagtcttcgaacgtcgggtgcttaggacgatcttcggcggtgtgcaggaaaacggtgtgtggcggcgaaggatgaaccacgagctcgcccaactctacggcgaacccagtatccagaaggtggccaaagctggaaggatacgatgggcagggcatgttgcaagaatgccggacagcaaccctgcaaagatggtgttcgcttcggatccggttggtacaagaaggcgtggagcgcagcgagctaggtgggcggatcaagtgcgtatcgatttggcgagcgtggggcagaaccgaggatggagagatgcggccacgaaccgagtattgtggcgtgaaattgttgattcagtgttatctgtgtagatgttaactaaataaatgaatgagtaagagaaaaaaatcataaaatatttcgaaacattaCCAACCAACTTTAGTTTAGCAAACTAGACTATTTCTACAAGAAAATCATGTTTGAAACCTATCTATCCAAGATAACAGATGGTAATATGATCAACCATATCAACTttctaaaacttatttttgatggtttgtagatttagagcttgaagatgttcgttcaaaatgattttcccggtgaccatctcaaattcccgttttttcccgtcttttttcgatggattcaaattcccgtctttttcccgcttttcccggttcggtggccaccctgtaggataatttcagaaactgttcttgagaaatatgagaagaaatttagcatcattattatttgcaagcaagataaggaaAAAAGATACTTCAGAGAcctttttgtcaaaaatagatattgtttagagacttgcataaaaTAAAGAATTCTCTAAAAGGAACCTGTGACCAGCCCTAGATATGTTAATCCATGACTGATTATATATGGAGATATTAAAAACGTCAATCATGTTTTAGTAggtcgataaaatttcatactcgtAAGGATAATCACTGAACAGCTCAAATAATGTtgtgatagcggcgcagccgaatttttttctattgaagagaattttttttgcaaataatgGTTTCTCTGTGTTGAtgcaaaaatcctttgtcgtgaacatattctaccatgaatgattgcatcaaaataatttccctgattgtgatcgaaattcccagataattccaggttttccaggtttttccaggtagtagacaccctgttagttcttgggttgtgcacaacggtctaATGATCTTATGATGGTCAAAATCATTCAGTTTttgttgttcactatgaaaaaggtatgaataaaaaaatcaatagcagtttgccaacacacgactatatttaagtattcaactttttaaaatgtgctgtcatcgaaaaacacctagaaagtTTAATTACCTTTACTTAAATTTTGACGGTATTTTACGCTTTGCTCTTCAAATGTGTGGTTTTCCAGTCTCTCAGATGTGCAGGTAGATTTGGTTATATTTTCGCGGGCTCTAGCACATGATCTTgaccacctagaatgttcgtatcttcagcaaatatttagaagaagGCATTTTCTACGAACCTgttaacacagacaaacagacgtcacactctcatcattgtccatcgaccacctttttaacggtcgattcaaaaatatggtaggtggccaatccgccacccgcagcgctcgcatcgtttttgttcgcgtttgacgtttacacactaccgccatctgttggcccatcggccaaatacactaattctagcattgggcgtacatgtcctcgtgactatgatttggatcgagatttgttctaagtgttacgtctgtttgtctgtgctgttAACTtagacaaaatttaaaacattgtggaatataatacagtgaggacccgattttgAGAAGATCGGTTCTTAACatttcattcacgattttcacgacaaaacgatcattatacattacactttttttgcatgaaacataaaactataCAAGATACCCACCGTATTTTTTCATAGTAAGCTAAGTAAAGTCCTAAACACGTCTTATTTCAGTGTTGAGTGACGGGTCTATTTAAAGTCTTGCAGATTtacctattggaaaaattccaaagattcgatTCATTGTGGTCCttttgatcggcaattttgcttTGTCCAGTAAGACAAAAGGAATCAACCCGAGTTCCTAGTTATACATGATCGATGAATTATCTAAGAATTTCACACAGAacacagaaattcctaaagaggttcataaaaaaatttctcttgatttagaaactcgaaatagcataaataattgcctcgaagctcttcttggaattcattttagtataattcaaagaatgtttcatacggagttttcacataatttttcctaaacattgttttaaatctcaatgtttggaaatggaatgtatgtaaacatatttcttactgtatgaaaaccaagaaattttctttagttttcatggattttttttactgaatttttaacgcagaagtattcataaattacataacatgaagttgtgaataaatctcataaattattcctatacctaagggatgatttaatgcttcaaaatgattttggtgaaattcctagtcaagttcctgaaaatctcgtgagcaagttttgaagtttacctcgagacatactgaagatagaaatggaatgaattcaacaaggactaaaagaagataattattgaagtaattacttgacaaaaaaaatattctattagaattttgagtgaagtttgtggtcgagttcaagttcaagcaaaaataaattttaatttagacgCAAAACCGTTTCGGTGTACCCACtatgtttctggaacaatttatgaaattattgcttgggaattaaaaaaaaaaagtttcaacaggaatccatacattaatttttgaaatagtattgaGAGAAATTCTCGAGAGAAAATATAATCTGATAATCAATTTAGCATGACTTACACTGCGCTTTACGCTGtttagtgaatacccctattatgAAAAAGCATTGTACGAatagggctttctcaagaatattatttagttctcttTAACAAACAGAATctgaataatattaaagctttagaaaaagctaaacttatgttcaatgtccgtgtgacgtgggaatatttccagaaacctggagaaaagtaccagaaccccactcagtgccttCGGTGCCAAAAGTCATGGTACTAAACATTGCCGTATGGAcactaaatgcatgattttcagaggttcttctcacgctaagtcctgtgaaggaagataccataAAGTTTGTATGCGTAAATGGGGGGGCAACCATAAGTTTAaattttgggattgcccttcgcgtaggcgagtcgtcgcgGCTCGTGCACGACAGATGAACGATCATGTTTCtcgtttccggaattccccTGGTAGTCACTAAAAAAGTAACGCACTACCAGCCCTGCGAAATTCCCGACTAGGAAGCCACCCTGATGATTTACTTCCAATATTTTACCTCCATAAACATGAGAGCAATTTCCTCCCGGTTCAGGTCCTGATGCTCTCGGGGATCTTCCTTCCGGGGCGTTGCTCCATAGCCCCTCGTAATCCTGGCCCTTTTCGGACTTCCTCCGCCAGCAGTTCTCTTCGATGGTGATCTCTTTTTGCTGGGAGACTCATGCTCGCTGCCTCTGTCCTCATGCTGTTTTCCCGTCTCCTGCTGCCGGCGCAGCTCCAATGCATTTAATTTTCTAGAACGATAATGcgattatacaatattttgcacAACGTAAGTGGAGATGAGGTATTTGACCCATAAATAGAAAGAATGCAACTTTCTCCCACCTCCCCCCAAGAAGCAAAAACCGAAATATGAGTGCCGTTTCGCAAGTTGCGATTTGTTAACGATTTTCACCCCAGAATCCATCCGCCCTGCACTATATCATACCTCTTCATATTCCTCGTACATTCGCGCTATCTTTTACGGTGCCAATTCACTTAAAACCCATCGAAAAATGccattattttgcaaaaatactTTGCTCGGAGCATGCACTCACGCAATCACAACAAACTCGAACgccatttttgttttcaatccccAAATGATCGATCATCAATGATGTGTTTGTGGAACGCATGTTCCAGGTTGATGACGTGGACAACCCTGCAGGCACAACGAACGAGGGGTCATGCGCAGTGAAATTGAGTGTTTGGTCGATGAGGCTAGTCCAGTGTGGATCTCTTCTTGTGCTAAAATCACGTTTTCACTGTACTTTGACAGCTCAGCATAACTTTTATGTTGTCTGTTTTCGTCGCCCGTTTCTCGCAgcccaaaatcataaaaatctgtCATCCTGTGCTCTGTCTTTGTGGTGCCGAATACGCGGAAAGtgaaaatttcttctaaaaaatcAATCGTATCTGGCGATTATTGAACAGATTCCTTTGTGCAAAGTTATGGTTCAGTAAGAAACAAAGCCCATAGAATCTGCCGGTGGCAAAAACCGTCCCGTCTTCGTCGTGAATCCGGTTCGTGGTGCACTGCTTTTGTCGAGTTGCTGGCCAAAAACAACACTCACACGAATGACGTGGAGCAGGATCCAAACGAAAGACAATTATATTCGCAACAGTTTATTATAAATAATATAAAGGTTCATATCCTGACTTGCATGAGCAAGTGCTAATCAAGTATTTAAGAAGACAGATCACAAAATGTTCGAGATAAGCGATACGCAGAGTAAGTCGTCATTATATTAGTTTTTGGTAGCGAACTTTCTCCTTACACTATTTACAATCTTTGCAGAAATTGGTGTGGGCCTGGCCGGATTCGGAATTGCGTTTCTGTTCCTTGGAGTGCTACTGCTCTTCGATAAAGGATTGCTGGCAATAGGAAACGTGAGTATACTATTTGGGTGCTAACGATTAGATGGCTTGGTGTAGGGGGAGGCCTGATTATTAAATGCAAAAAATACTAATTTTATGCAAGGCCTGATAGAGACTACAGGACTAGTATCAAGTTCTtgttttagagacttggtttctattttaacgtaaaacacttaaatgtcattttttatgCGAATGTCTTTAAAGTCAGAAAGAAACCTTGCTACTCTAATAGATCCTGGTCGAACTTAacattcctgatttttttttgcagatcctCTTCATATGCGGACTCGCCTGCGTGATAGGGCTGGAGCGGACGTTCCGGTTCTTTTTCCAGAAGCACAAAGTCAAGGCCTCGATTGCATTTTTCGGCGGCATTTTGATCGTGCTGCTGGGCTATCCGTTGATCGGAATGCTCATCGAAACGTACGGTTTCATTCTGCTGTTCAGTGGATTCTTTCCGGTGGCCATCAACTTCCTGCGGAGGGTACCGATTCTGGGCAACTTCCTCAACATGCCCGGCGTCAGCAAGGTAATTTGAAAGATTGGATAGCAGAATTTCAACTCCCATAACCATCAATTTCTGTTCGTTTCAGGTCGTGGATCGACTTGCGGGAGACTCGAATCGAACTACGGTATGATAGCAATCTGGTCAAGCTCTTTTCTAGTGTCGGTAAGATTACGGATAGTTTCTCCCGTCTTTTTTGTGTGGAAGGACTCCTAACGAATCAATTGCTGCATCACGCGACGTAAATCTTTTTGTTAGTTTATTTCGTGCATACTGGTGATCTGAACGGAGGATACCAAATAGGGAGTAGCTTTCGCGATTTTGCAACTTTGTTCCCACCTGTTCATCTGttaaacatacatatttttgaTCCAGTTCATCGGAAATTTGTATAGTTGAAAACGCTGTCTATTTTAAGTTTCTATTCTGACTGGTTATTTTTTATGACTTCCAGATGTTTTACGTTTTTTGCAATTACATAAAGTCGAACAACTGTATTTAATGTGGATCTTGAAAACGGTGTTGATTTGTTAGAAAGAACTTCCATGGCTTTTGGTGGTGGTAAACTGTGCTTTAATATGTTTAAGAATTCAATTAACCATTTGACACATAACTAAATAACTACGGCAAATTGTTTACAGTTTGAAAGGTCAAGAATATAAACCTGTTATGGATGGCATGTAGATGCTTGAAACAAGATAGATTTGTATTTGgctgaaaattttggaaatttgagCCAATAGATCACgaaaattttgttgtaaaaacAGGTATGTCTTAAGAGATAGCACAgcactgtcttcggcgaagttttagTACTCAGTACGTTCTAACTTTAGTTTCGTCATCTTTTTAAGGGGTCAGAATCCcgagatatccacaaaacaaaagtttcatgctcagtagcgccgcctagtggtaaAACCGCGAAACTCTTGGCTTGCATAATGAGAGCCATTGAGCTActtaacaactttgtcgaagacgccatctttctaaatggtcaggatccttagATTTCCGCAAAATAACAGTTTCGTGCTTattgcgccacctggtggcaatatttcgaaacttttgacTGAAATTataatagcccttgagctactgaacaactctgttgaagatgtcatctttctaagtggtcagtaTCCAGAGATTTCCGCTAAATAAAAGTTGCATGCTTACTACCGCCGCCTTGTGGCGTAATTTCGTATCAGAGTATGTcaacccttgagctactgaacaactcttccgaggACAATAACCTTCTAAAACatcaggattttgagatatcatatgttataAAGGTtacattcttatccctcaaggTTCATTTGTGCAAGTTAGAATAAGCATCCCTAGTTATCAACTAAATGGATCTAAATCCtaaactcctaaaggtagatcgtactgagTACTGAAATTTCGTCCAAGACGGTTATGTGCTATCTCTTAAGGCATTTTACTACCAGGGAGGCTTTTCAAATGAGTTCTCTGGTGAGGCGTATAG is a genomic window containing:
- the LOC5574055 gene encoding vesicle transport protein GOT1B isoform X1, which gives rise to MFEISDTQKIGVGLAGFGIAFLFLGVLLLFDKGLLAIGNILFICGLACVIGLERTFRFFFQKHKVKASIAFFGGILIVLLGYPLIGMLIETYGFILLFSGFFPVAINFLRRVPILGNFLNMPGVSKVVDRLAGDSNRTTDDHFAR
- the LOC5574055 gene encoding vesicle transport protein GOT1B isoform X2 — encoded protein: MFEISDTQKIGVGLAGFGIAFLFLGVLLLFDKGLLAIGNILFICGLACVIGLERTFRFFFQKHKVKASIAFFGGILIVLLGYPLIGMLIETYGFILLFSGFFPVAINFLRRVPILGNFLNMPGVSKVVDRLAGDSNRTTV